One Gossypium hirsutum isolate 1008001.06 chromosome A08, Gossypium_hirsutum_v2.1, whole genome shotgun sequence genomic window, gacctcaccctcatattccaagaaacaacatcgattttttcttcatccgcatgtttgaggtaatctcaccaatagatgccattgctagctcattttcttgatcttggtcgtgatccatcatctgcccatcttcataaggctcgtcagcttgttgaaggcttttggacaatcgtctcgaatccccaggccaccaagcaaggccacgaactcttccatcgccattcttgtgtttctcagaatatgtttgggaagtcgtattgttttccactttatcaaggaattcgtattccatgacaagctttctaatttagtaattggatttgaatccatatctctttcctaagatgcaaatgcaatgtaatgcaatcataatcaaaacacaacaagaagggttagtacaaaacataagcaagcacagaaacaaaaagtacctaatcgggtagatactaggggtttggagtggctctacctaggttaagttcctaagtctactatatgagggttggttctaaagtaagggtacccgaaccagcagattcctcgatcctcacccattataggctcatacggactgagttcagttcaggggaatacatttccctatggccatgcggagatgaaaatctcacgaagacataggtacggatgtatcccgaaagcgattcactatcccatgcggaggtgaaaacctcacgaaggcgtagcttctcactcccacttaaaagggtagaccaacggtcatgcaatgcaatgtgcaaaaataaatctgaacttaaacacagcaattatgaatcacaatgacaaagatcataataaagataaataaaaatacaatgaaaggatcgtatatttaaactaagtttttgatttttgacaaaaagacaaaaagtaatcaactcatggcttgactctcgtgtttgttccccagtggagtcgccaagctgttgacaccatttttcggataaaaacggggtcgacttgggttctgaaaaaaatgaaacaggagtcgccaccaatctttttttttataaggtgtgattggatcacctcgaaaagcggttgtttttaataaacagtttgattttattaaaacaacaagtttggtccgcgaaattcagaaaacgggttcgggagtcggttacgcgcgaggaaggattagcaccctcgatacgcccaaaattggtaccttagttgattacttaatgtcttaatgtcgaaaattgaaaaacttagaagaatttaaaaaatacgatccttgtattaaaacgttgaaaatttttaggaaaatgggcatatttcacattattcgagaaagaggatcatatccagtaagttagaatacaatgtctcaaattcccaatacgtgaatgaatgccagaattttacttatttaaaagatattttattatctcgggtttaggaaaggGATCGTGCCcggtaagttaggacacgatcttttcttaattcccgagatcgtttcaaaacttgagtttgaaaagattagtgtatttagatttattgtggaaatcgaaacccagtaagttagggtacgatcctctcgaatctaaacacaaaatatcattttttaaaacaaattttattatcgagtgaaataaaaacatgaagtcgtagtaaaaatgtgaaagcaaattacattgttatacatgacaaaatcataatgaatacaaaagtgtaaaaatgatacgagtaatagcaacaatataaaataaataaaagtcaagcCTAcgatcatataaaataacaatgtatataaacaaataaattaaacattcgttcaaaataataatgaaaatgaaataaataaatagtgaatacaattaaaatgtaaggggatatatatatatatgtatagacgaaaaaaataaaatatgtgtgtattcataaattacaaaatatatataaagtatattttaaaatataaagaaggaaaaatatgcatatatataaaaatatgtacgtatatatataggtgtataaaattatggaatatgaaattaatgaaatgcatatataaagtaggcgcatgaaaatatgtatgtacaaattaaagtttaaaataatgaaaatatacatacgtatacaaataaatacgttaatttatatatatatgtttaaaatatattgaaaatatgtatgtatgtgtctatgcaaattaagatatacaaagatatataaatacatacatataaatatatatacttataaaaataaaaatatgtatatgtatatagatatatataaaaaagaaatatgagtatacgtatatatatattaaacaaattatatgtaaaatatgtacatgtatatgtacaagcacttatatgataataataagacatatatatatttaaaaatacataagtaaatatgaatagagatataagagtaacaacaataataccaatactaataatagtaaaaatgataataataataataataataataataataataataataataataataatagcaaaagtactaaaagaggactaaatcgaagtaaaataaaaagtactgggcagattcgaaataaaaaaggactaaatagactaaattgtaacacgcaCGGAAAGAagagggaccaaaatggaaaatagaccaaaatCTCAAAACGCGACGCTTcaggggactaaaatgaaatagaaataaaaatttgtggtcaaattaaaaacaaagaaatagcgaaataggaccaaattgaaacacgccACAGGTCAGAGGGACTGCGCGCGTAaatagcccaaaaattaaaaacacgcggatccttctggtcggagcgggtcgggtcgcgggtcGATGCGCGGACCCCCTTTTTgccgaaacggcgccgtttcagggGGGTATAAATACCCCCCTTTTGCGAAAAAACATCATTTTGTACTGCTGAGGGAAAAAAAAGAGGAGAGAGAGGGAGGGGAGACCTCTGGGGGTAGTCCAGAGTCCGGCGAGCTTCGGTCGCCGTCCGTCGTGCCGTCCGTCGTGCCGGCGTTGctccggccaccgtacacggtggccggaagTCCAAAAGGCAGGTAAATTTCCCCTTTTTTCGCCGAATCGCCTCCCCTCGGTGAGTTTCCCtctccctttttattattattattatttatatgtatataaatagatgaacaaaaaagaaaagtaaaataataatggtaaaataTGAAAACGAAAAGGGGTGGTAATCACCTTAAAGCTTAGTTTGTATTGTATTTCTCTTTCTGCTAATCTCTGTTTTGTTACAAAGAGTACCCCCCTTTACATTTCGGTTTGaatggcttatatagccatttacaactttttcttttttttaaatccattaTGCTgtcatttctcttctttttctttgctgTTGTTGCTGCTTTCTTTGCTTGTTTGCAGGTGAGCAGTTGGGGTTGTGGCGCCGGTCAGAGGGCAGGTGGACGAAGGGACAGTGGCGTCtgatttggaaattttatttttctgatttgTGTTTTCTAGGCTAGGGTTAGATTTGGGCTAGGGACTTTGGGCTTGTTTTGTGTTTAATTGGGCCTCGGGCAAAATGGCCTGTAACAGTACCAAATGGGAGTGATGAGATGTTAGCTTGGGCTACCTCCACCGCTGTTGGGTTTTTACCGCCTAGAGTTTCATGCAAAAAGAAGTGAAGATGGGTGACCTTGACCGCGTTGGTGTCATATGGTAGGCTTTGCGAGTAGTATTGGCTCTGCACTGTCACCTTGGAGAGGCAGACCATGAGAAACCAAGTCAATACCAATGTTCCTTTCATTTTGTTACTTCATTTTTTGTTAAACAAATAGAAACTTTCTACTGAGAAAGCAGAAGGTAGTAGTGGGTACATAATTAGCTGGCTGAAATTGGAATATTTGAATAAATAAGAATTTCATCACTTTGTAATTTCCATAGTCAACGTCTTGTCTACAATCCACTTGCTGTTAATCAATTTTACATTGGAAGTtgactttttttatttactaGTCAAAGTAAGAATGTAATCATTTGAAGGTAACAGCCTAGCCACAAGGTTAGTTACAACAACAAAAGAAGGCATACAGTACTGGGACAGGTTCTAACTAATCAGTCAGCTACCATATTCACTTCTCTGAACACATGCTAGAATTTGACAGTCGAAATTGGCCGGCATTATTCTTTTATCCTTCGAATCTGAGTTATTGACGGGGCTTCCTCTGTGACATCCTCAAGCATATCAATTGCAATCTTGCTATCACATTCAATTATTACTTTAGAATAGTTCCGTAGCCGATCTATTCATAAGCCATGGAGTATTGCCCATAATTCAGCCATAAGCACAGAACCTCTCCCAGTAAATCTTCTATAACCTGCAATCCAGTTACCGTAGGAATCCCGTAACACTCCACCTATCGCAGACCAGATCCCATTTACATTTGCAACACCATCAGTattaattttaatccaaccatGACAGGGAGGCCTACATTTAACCTGAAAACTTCGATTGGTCGTACTTGTGCCTTCCATTTTTATTGCATTGCAGAGACTAATGGCAAAACATTCTGCCCTTCGAAGAACCTCTTCAGAGTGGCTGGTACTCTGCTGGAAAATAGTTTTGTTCCTATTCTTCCACAAAAACCAGCAAGCGACAGCAAACATTACACCCCAATCTACTGTCCCCGAATTCAATGCAAACTTATTTCTCAAGTTAGCAAGCACCCATTCGGTCAATTCCATCCCAAAGAACTGATATGAGCAGCTGGAGGGAATCAAGTTTAACCAAACACCTGTAGCAATCGGACAGTCACG contains:
- the LOC107940241 gene encoding dirigent protein 4-like; protein product: MFAVACWFLWKNRNKTIFQQSTSHSEEVLRRAECFAISLCNAIKMEGTSTTNRSFQVKCRPPCHGWIKINTDGVANVNGIWSAIGGVLRDSYGNWIAGYRRFTGRGSVLMAELWVTVQSQYYSQSLPYDTNAVKVTHLHFFLHETLGGKNPTAVEVAQANISSLPFGTLYAIDDILKIGPEDNSEVIGNAQGLALMVGGNTTTGVMYVDFGFTTGKFNGSSISLFSRNPITETEREVAVVGGRGKFRMAKGFALLKTYFLNATTVIVDFDVTVIHY